In Meiothermus ruber DSM 1279, the following proteins share a genomic window:
- a CDS encoding LysR family transcriptional regulator yields MNLDQLRYLVALDEERHFTRAAERVFLTQPALSIQIKRLEEELGVVLFHRKKRPLEPTEVGEQVIVQARKVLEEVERLKALARGEEGFFQGPFRLGVIPTLAPYLLPRLLPRLRVRFPGLELSVREEPTPSILQGLVEGRLDAGLIATEEEAPGLEVHPLFREAFLAYVSPEHPLYARTAIHPLEIPLEDTWVLAEGHCFREQVLAACRPGQGSKGVEFQSGDLETLIRLVEEVGGLTLLPEVAIWTLPKPKKIHLRPLSPPGAGRTVYLILRQGALKRPVALRLGEEGRALALALQQSGHGEKPLSKS; encoded by the coding sequence GACCAGCTCCGCTATCTGGTGGCCCTGGACGAGGAGCGCCACTTCACCCGGGCAGCAGAACGGGTCTTCCTGACCCAACCGGCTTTGAGCATTCAGATTAAGCGCCTGGAGGAGGAGCTGGGGGTGGTGCTTTTTCACCGAAAAAAGCGCCCATTGGAGCCCACCGAGGTGGGCGAGCAGGTTATTGTCCAGGCCCGCAAGGTGCTGGAGGAGGTTGAGCGGCTCAAGGCCCTGGCCCGGGGGGAGGAGGGGTTCTTCCAGGGGCCTTTTCGACTGGGGGTCATCCCGACGCTGGCCCCTTATCTTCTGCCGCGGCTGCTACCCCGGCTGCGGGTGCGCTTTCCCGGCCTCGAGCTCTCCGTTCGGGAAGAACCCACCCCCAGCATCCTGCAGGGGCTGGTGGAAGGCCGCCTGGATGCAGGTCTGATTGCCACGGAAGAGGAGGCCCCCGGCCTCGAGGTTCACCCCCTCTTTAGGGAAGCCTTTCTGGCCTATGTCTCTCCGGAGCACCCCCTTTATGCCCGAACCGCCATCCATCCCCTCGAAATTCCCCTGGAAGACACCTGGGTTCTGGCCGAAGGACACTGTTTTCGGGAACAGGTGCTGGCTGCCTGCAGACCAGGCCAGGGTTCGAAAGGGGTGGAGTTCCAAAGCGGGGATTTGGAAACCCTCATCCGACTGGTAGAGGAGGTGGGGGGGCTTACCCTCCTGCCGGAGGTGGCCATCTGGACCCTGCCCAAGCCCAAGAAAATCCATCTGCGCCCTCTAAGCCCCCCTGGGGCCGGGCGTACAGTCTATTTAATTTTGCGCCAGGGAGCCCTTAAGCGACCTGTGGCCCTAAGGCTGGGTGAGGAAGGCAGGGCGCTGGCCCTGGCCTTGCAGCAGAGCGGGCATGGGGAAAAGCCACTCAGCAAAAGTTAG
- a CDS encoding class I SAM-dependent rRNA methyltransferase, producing the protein MNVRVNARGAARLLARHPWVYRSDVLEGPPQPGLYPVQAGPRVLGWALYNPASEISVRVFHFGPATDPQRALLENLRKALQRRKEAVAQEPQGAFRLVHAEGDLLPALVLDYYAGHGVLQIGSAALEPLTPALVEVLQDELPLQSLLAKNDQKTRSLEGLPLEVRPLLGQVPSAVMVREGSIVYRVDLMEGQKTGAFIDQRDNRIRLKTFRGESALDVFSYHGSFALHLAQNFKQVTAVDSSAAALQRARENAQANGLANIAFREANAFEFLREEERRKARYDLIVLDPPAFAKGKRDLDRAYAAYKEINLRAMKLLPSGGILATASCSHHLSEALFYQMLTEAAADAHRAVRVVEKRGQGWDHPVLLNVPETQYLKFAILEVF; encoded by the coding sequence ATGAATGTCCGCGTGAACGCCAGAGGTGCAGCCCGGTTGCTGGCCCGCCACCCTTGGGTATATCGAAGCGACGTGCTGGAAGGGCCCCCACAGCCCGGCCTCTACCCGGTGCAGGCCGGCCCCAGGGTGCTGGGCTGGGCCCTGTACAACCCGGCTTCGGAGATCAGCGTGCGAGTTTTTCACTTCGGCCCAGCCACAGATCCCCAGAGGGCCCTGCTGGAAAACCTGCGTAAAGCCTTGCAGCGGCGTAAAGAGGCGGTTGCCCAAGAACCCCAGGGGGCTTTCCGGCTGGTGCACGCCGAAGGCGACCTGCTGCCCGCACTGGTGCTTGACTACTACGCTGGTCATGGGGTTTTACAGATAGGCTCGGCCGCCCTCGAGCCGCTGACCCCCGCCCTGGTAGAAGTGCTGCAGGATGAGCTTCCCCTGCAAAGTCTGCTAGCCAAAAACGACCAGAAAACCCGCAGCCTCGAGGGCCTGCCCCTGGAGGTCAGACCCCTGCTGGGCCAGGTACCCAGCGCGGTCATGGTGCGGGAAGGCAGCATCGTGTACCGCGTCGATCTGATGGAAGGCCAGAAAACCGGGGCCTTCATCGACCAGCGCGACAATCGCATCCGGTTGAAAACTTTTAGGGGAGAAAGCGCCCTGGACGTGTTTAGTTACCACGGCTCCTTTGCCCTCCACCTCGCTCAAAATTTCAAGCAGGTTACAGCGGTGGATAGTTCGGCGGCCGCCCTGCAAAGAGCCAGGGAAAACGCTCAGGCCAACGGCCTCGCCAACATCGCCTTCCGAGAGGCCAACGCGTTTGAGTTTCTGCGCGAAGAGGAGCGGCGCAAAGCCCGGTACGACCTGATTGTGCTCGACCCCCCGGCTTTCGCCAAGGGCAAACGCGACCTGGATCGGGCCTACGCCGCTTACAAAGAGATCAACCTGCGGGCCATGAAGCTGTTGCCCAGCGGCGGCATCCTGGCCACCGCCTCGTGCAGCCACCACCTGAGCGAAGCCCTCTTTTACCAGATGCTCACCGAGGCTGCCGCCGATGCCCACCGCGCTGTGCGGGTGGTAGAAAAACGCGGTCAGGGCTGGGATCACCCGGTGTTGCTCAATGTGCCCGAGACCCAGTATCTGAAGTTTGCCATTCTGGAAGTTTTCTAA
- a CDS encoding V-type ATPase subunit subunit G family protein yields the protein MAGSGLIKSLAEREQALAKQLEEAKRAAAAKVQEAEAKAAQILAEAEQAARDLEAQYRARTTEAVAKVESEAKARAEAEAKAIGEAAAAKVAEAVQAVLKEVLP from the coding sequence GTGGCTGGATCAGGACTCATAAAAAGCCTAGCGGAGCGCGAGCAGGCCCTGGCCAAGCAGCTCGAGGAGGCCAAGCGGGCCGCCGCCGCCAAGGTCCAGGAAGCCGAAGCCAAGGCCGCCCAGATTTTGGCCGAGGCCGAGCAGGCTGCACGGGACTTGGAGGCGCAGTACCGCGCCCGCACCACCGAAGCCGTGGCTAAAGTTGAGAGCGAAGCCAAGGCCAGGGCCGAAGCGGAGGCAAAGGCCATTGGCGAAGCGGCAGCGGCAAAGGTGGCCGAGGCGGTTCAGGCGGTACTGAAGGAGGTACTGCCTTGA
- a CDS encoding V-type ATP synthase subunit I yields MEKLIVAGPKRLARELLAELQKAGVVHIDPLRPDELGEYRLSPTEEAELKRWEAVVSQAEQSLTVVGLATVPSSKPFTGSLEEAEAVLRPVASRAEVLGKERAALEEEIQTIELFGKAAEKLAALAHGLDESPRLGVIPFLVAKPEELEAVRKALQEALADRFVLEAEPLENQLAALVVVKRSELEAARSSLSRLGLAELRFPGAYGAMPLGKAAARMKERARLAPEELVGIREEVARLSRESGEALIALWTRAKDEVARYKAVADMAAGKYGAALMGWVPQKAKGKVEEALGRLRDQIVYTFEPVDEHHESHQVPVTLENPAWAKPFELLHGFLNTPAYGSHDPTVMIAIFFPLFFGIVVGDIGIGLLFLLAALWLAGKSRRGETLRIDFLGAAFGPDVLGKLATIGKWMAGWAIFWGVLYGEFFGTFLEKLRLPGIFGLKDGWRVFYPTGPSYDPDTYYGLIPIIINRLDFAQTANGLMVFAILFGVFQVLYAFFLRMRLGLKHGHMKHFWEGFGYFSGLVGLVAFAYNFLTQANIPLLNVIFGVGIILFFVGVALSREVLMIAELPGKGGQILSYIRLYAVGVAGGVLASLANQVGFGLAERFGFIGGILGFLVGLLLILAIIVITTLGHVIQPIRLLWIEFSTNFGFFEETGRPYRPFRSVRSD; encoded by the coding sequence ATGGAGAAGTTGATTGTGGCTGGCCCTAAGCGGCTGGCCCGGGAGCTTTTGGCCGAGCTGCAAAAGGCTGGGGTGGTGCACATCGACCCCCTGCGCCCGGATGAGCTGGGCGAGTATCGTCTATCCCCAACCGAAGAAGCCGAACTCAAGCGCTGGGAGGCGGTGGTTTCGCAAGCCGAACAGTCGCTGACGGTGGTTGGTCTGGCGACGGTGCCCAGCAGCAAACCGTTTACGGGCTCCCTCGAGGAGGCCGAGGCTGTGCTGCGTCCGGTGGCCAGCCGGGCCGAGGTGCTGGGCAAAGAGCGGGCGGCCCTGGAGGAGGAAATCCAGACCATCGAGCTGTTCGGCAAGGCCGCCGAAAAGCTGGCCGCGCTGGCGCATGGGCTCGACGAGAGCCCCCGCCTGGGGGTCATTCCCTTCCTGGTAGCCAAGCCCGAGGAGCTCGAGGCCGTTCGCAAGGCCCTGCAAGAGGCCCTGGCCGATCGCTTTGTGCTCGAGGCCGAGCCCCTGGAGAACCAGCTAGCCGCCCTGGTGGTGGTCAAGCGGAGCGAGCTCGAGGCGGCGCGCTCGAGCCTTTCCCGTCTGGGCCTGGCCGAACTGCGTTTTCCGGGTGCTTATGGGGCCATGCCCCTTGGGAAGGCGGCGGCCCGCATGAAGGAACGGGCCAGGCTGGCCCCCGAAGAGCTGGTGGGTATCCGCGAGGAGGTCGCCAGGCTTTCGCGGGAGTCCGGGGAAGCCCTCATAGCCCTGTGGACCCGGGCCAAAGACGAGGTGGCCCGCTACAAAGCCGTTGCCGATATGGCCGCAGGAAAGTATGGGGCCGCCCTGATGGGCTGGGTGCCCCAAAAGGCCAAGGGAAAAGTGGAAGAAGCCCTGGGCCGCCTGCGCGACCAGATCGTCTACACCTTTGAACCGGTAGATGAGCACCACGAGAGCCACCAGGTGCCGGTGACCCTGGAGAACCCGGCCTGGGCCAAACCCTTCGAGCTCTTGCATGGTTTTCTCAACACCCCGGCTTATGGCAGCCACGACCCCACCGTGATGATTGCCATCTTCTTCCCACTTTTCTTCGGAATTGTGGTGGGTGATATCGGAATTGGGCTGCTGTTCTTGCTGGCTGCCCTATGGCTGGCCGGGAAGTCCCGTCGAGGGGAGACCCTGCGCATCGATTTTCTGGGAGCTGCCTTCGGGCCCGATGTGCTGGGCAAACTAGCCACCATTGGCAAATGGATGGCGGGCTGGGCAATCTTCTGGGGGGTGTTGTACGGGGAGTTTTTTGGCACCTTCCTGGAGAAGTTGCGGCTGCCGGGCATTTTTGGTCTCAAAGACGGCTGGCGGGTGTTTTATCCAACCGGCCCCAGCTATGATCCCGACACCTATTACGGGCTAATTCCCATCATCATCAACCGCCTGGATTTTGCCCAAACAGCCAATGGGCTGATGGTCTTTGCTATCCTGTTTGGGGTGTTTCAGGTTCTTTACGCCTTCTTCCTGCGGATGCGCCTGGGCCTCAAGCATGGGCACATGAAGCATTTCTGGGAAGGCTTTGGCTACTTCTCGGGCCTGGTGGGTCTGGTGGCCTTTGCCTACAACTTCCTGACCCAGGCTAATATCCCCCTCCTCAACGTCATCTTTGGGGTGGGCATCATCTTATTTTTCGTCGGTGTAGCCCTCTCGCGTGAAGTGCTGATGATCGCTGAGCTGCCGGGCAAGGGTGGGCAGATTCTTAGCTATATTCGTTTGTACGCCGTGGGAGTGGCGGGGGGTGTGCTGGCCAGCCTGGCCAACCAGGTGGGTTTTGGCCTGGCAGAGCGTTTTGGCTTTATTGGCGGGATACTGGGCTTTTTGGTTGGTTTGCTCCTGATTCTGGCGATTATCGTCATTACCACCCTGGGTCACGTGATTCAGCCCATCCGTCTCTTGTGGATCGAGTTTTCCACCAACTTTGGTTTTTTTGAGGAGACCGGGAGGCCGTACAGGCCTTTTCGCTCGGTCAGGTCAGATTAA
- a CDS encoding F0F1 ATP synthase subunit C — protein sequence MKNLKLTKTLLIVAIVILATVAFAAEEGAATGASFAAIGKGLAIGLGLLGTGMAQSAIGAAAVGAVAEDRRNFGTALIFFLIPETLAIFGLAFSFLIN from the coding sequence ATGAAGAACCTCAAGCTTACCAAGACTCTGTTGATCGTCGCTATCGTTATCCTGGCTACGGTGGCCTTTGCTGCTGAAGAAGGCGCGGCAACCGGCGCTTCGTTCGCTGCCATTGGCAAGGGACTGGCTATCGGCCTGGGTCTGCTGGGTACGGGTATGGCCCAGAGCGCGATCGGTGCAGCGGCTGTGGGTGCGGTGGCCGAGGATCGCCGCAACTTCGGTACGGCTCTGATCTTCTTCCTCATTCCCGAAACGCTGGCTATTTTCGGCCTGGCCTTCTCGTTCCTCATCAACTAG
- a CDS encoding V-type ATP synthase subunit E encodes MSKLEDILQSEVAAEISAIASEAEAKVQSILSQAAQQAEALKASKERQLEAEHAAALRRAESAAELLVNQARIAAKGRVVDQVKAEALRALQDLAAQPGFADTLQKLAEEALAELGQAEAVVVNPAHTALLADWARARGLELRADEAIRDGVRLVARGGRSYVQNALTERLERAWDALSAKAARAIWG; translated from the coding sequence ATGTCAAAACTCGAGGACATTCTGCAAAGTGAAGTGGCCGCCGAGATCAGCGCCATTGCTTCCGAAGCCGAGGCAAAGGTTCAGTCGATTCTAAGCCAGGCTGCGCAGCAGGCCGAGGCCCTCAAGGCCAGCAAAGAACGCCAGCTCGAGGCCGAACACGCCGCGGCTTTGCGCCGGGCCGAGAGCGCGGCGGAGCTGCTGGTCAACCAGGCCCGAATTGCGGCCAAAGGGCGGGTGGTGGATCAGGTTAAGGCCGAAGCGCTGCGGGCCCTGCAAGACCTGGCCGCGCAGCCGGGTTTTGCCGATACCCTCCAGAAGCTGGCCGAAGAGGCGCTGGCCGAGCTGGGGCAGGCCGAGGCGGTGGTGGTCAACCCGGCCCATACCGCCTTGCTGGCCGACTGGGCTCGGGCACGGGGGCTGGAGCTCAGGGCCGATGAGGCCATCCGGGATGGGGTGCGCCTGGTGGCCCGGGGCGGGCGCTCGTATGTGCAGAACGCCCTGACCGAACGCCTTGAGCGGGCCTGGGATGCGCTTTCCGCCAAGGCTGCCAGGGCTATTTGGGGGTAG
- a CDS encoding V-type ATPase subunit encodes MRFPPRLPGLFGGSVLTRNAFAYLNARVRSRRSQMVPESFFQQALGRPFPEFIRLLSETVYGADLLGDTLDDVDRAVSNHLARTVGDLPTLVSGEMRELVSLPLLRADLINLKAILRGKQSGKAPEEIKAGLVGGTLKEPILNAMLQAPDATSMAQVLQLPGHPLAKALRNALIGNPEPLALEVALDREFFAATFKKAKKLRQNFIAAFYALEADVTNLSTAFKLQALGAANLNLDNYFVPGGKHLSRAVFGRIAAGDLAALEALNGTPLAPVVGVRTLGELERTSRRVLLAKASTGATDSLGGGLVLDYIQRKLWEGARIRLLARRAYYNLPADAVAKEVA; translated from the coding sequence ATGCGCTTTCCGCCAAGGCTGCCAGGGCTATTTGGGGGTAGTGTGCTGACCCGTAACGCCTTTGCCTATCTCAACGCCCGGGTGCGCTCGAGGCGAAGCCAGATGGTTCCGGAGTCTTTCTTTCAGCAAGCCTTGGGCCGACCCTTCCCCGAATTCATACGTCTGTTGTCGGAAACGGTCTACGGTGCCGACTTGCTGGGCGATACCCTGGACGATGTGGATCGGGCGGTTTCCAACCACCTTGCCCGCACGGTGGGCGATCTGCCAACCCTGGTATCGGGCGAGATGCGCGAGCTGGTGAGTCTGCCTCTGCTGCGGGCCGATCTGATCAACCTCAAGGCCATTCTGCGTGGCAAGCAGAGCGGCAAGGCCCCGGAGGAGATCAAGGCTGGGCTGGTGGGGGGAACCCTCAAGGAACCCATCCTTAACGCCATGTTGCAGGCACCCGATGCGACCAGCATGGCCCAGGTGTTGCAGCTTCCCGGACATCCTTTAGCCAAAGCGCTGCGCAATGCCCTGATTGGTAACCCTGAACCGCTGGCCCTCGAGGTCGCGTTGGATCGCGAGTTTTTTGCTGCTACTTTCAAAAAGGCCAAGAAGCTACGCCAGAACTTTATTGCAGCCTTCTACGCTTTGGAAGCGGATGTCACCAACCTGTCCACCGCTTTCAAGCTGCAGGCCCTGGGCGCGGCCAACCTCAACCTGGACAATTACTTTGTGCCAGGCGGTAAGCACCTGAGCCGGGCGGTTTTTGGTCGGATTGCAGCGGGGGATCTGGCGGCCCTGGAAGCGCTGAATGGTACCCCGCTGGCGCCTGTGGTGGGGGTGCGTACCTTGGGGGAACTCGAGCGCACCTCCCGGAGGGTTCTACTCGCCAAAGCCAGCACGGGTGCCACCGATAGCCTGGGGGGTGGATTGGTGCTCGACTACATCCAGCGAAAACTGTGGGAGGGTGCGCGCATCCGCCTTTTGGCCCGGCGGGCCTACTACAACCTGCCGGCTGATGCGGTGGCGAAGGAGGTCGCATGA
- a CDS encoding V-type ATP synthase subunit F, whose amino-acid sequence MKIGVLTDAETASGYRMAGLEAVVAAPEEAALRLVEMIQSNQYALVAVDQRLLSDPNKAAERAMRGRSAPVLLSLPNLLDTFSGGGDAKAYMRRLVRETIGFDIKL is encoded by the coding sequence ATGAAAATTGGGGTGCTGACCGATGCCGAAACCGCTTCTGGCTACCGCATGGCCGGCCTCGAGGCCGTGGTTGCGGCCCCCGAGGAAGCGGCCCTCAGGCTGGTTGAGATGATTCAGTCCAACCAGTACGCGCTGGTGGCGGTAGACCAGCGCCTGCTGAGTGATCCCAACAAGGCCGCCGAACGGGCCATGCGCGGGCGCAGCGCGCCGGTTTTGCTTTCGCTGCCCAACCTGCTCGATACCTTCAGCGGTGGCGGCGATGCCAAGGCCTACATGCGCCGGCTGGTGCGCGAGACGATTGGGTTTGACATCAAGCTGTAG